A genomic segment from Pleurodeles waltl isolate 20211129_DDA chromosome 9, aPleWal1.hap1.20221129, whole genome shotgun sequence encodes:
- the LRRN4CL gene encoding LRRN4 C-terminal-like protein, with the protein MESIRKAILWAHIAALSLLLFGLMSAVSQPTDGNTTSSTPLSTHQDSDGPTKELHITLPKSTATTSRSLHNTLTRIHFAIPDYEEYDYPTDDEDEVPSMAATTRTPAVPCDYDRCRHLQVPCDELQQLSRCLCPGVSGTHVRPDPPRLGDIQESEGVLTVHWCSPSSTVDQYHIEVRRDDNLETLSSVTVNSTHRLTTLESLQSGKNYVVCVVAVNQAGSSEVNQAEYGPCREVQMSGSQLRYLYIALGASAAALLLVGILGIACYYHSRRKKSLLHSSRDTTMPSGVPNMSYRSESIEQL; encoded by the coding sequence ATGGAAAGCATTCGGAAGGCCATTTTGTGGGCTCACATTGCAGCTTTGTCGCTGCTTCTATTTGGCTTGATGTCAGCAGTCTCACAACCTACAGATGGAAACACTACATCCTCCACTCCTTTGAGTACACACCAGGACTCTGATGGCCCCACCAAGGAACTCCACATCACATTGCCGAAGTCCACAGCTACCACCTCTCGCAGCCTTCACAACACTTTGACGAGGATTCACTTTGCTATCCCTGACTATGAGGAATATGACTACCCGACTGATGATGAGGATGAGGTCCCCTCCATGGCAGCCACCACCCGCACGCCTGCTGTTCCATGTGATTATGACCGATGTCGCCACCTACAGGTACCCTGTGATGAGCTACAACAACTCAGCCGGTGCCTGTGCCCGGGGGTCTCCGGCACCCATGTGCGTCCAGATCCACCAAGGCTTGGTGATATACAGGAGTCTGAGGGGGTGCTTACCGTACATTGGTGCTCCCCATCCTCTACCGTGGACCAGTATCACATCGAGGTGCGGAGGGATGACAATTTGGAGACCCTGAGTTCTGTCACTGTGAATTCCACCCATCGCCTTACCACGCTGGAAAGCTTGCAATCAGGCAAGAATTAcgtggtgtgtgtggtggcagtGAACCAGGCCGGTTCCAGTGAGGTCAACCAGGCAGAATATGGGCCGTGCCGGGAAGTCCAAATGTCAGGCAGCCAGCTCCGCTATTTGTATATAGCCCTGGGTGCCAGTGCTGCTGCCCTGCTCCTGGTGGGCATTTTGGGCATAGCCTGTTATTATCACAGCCGCAGGAAGAAGTCTTTATTGCACAGCTCCAGAGATACCACAATGCCATCTGGGGTGCCCAACATGTCCTACCGAAGTGAGAGCATAGAGCAGCTTTGA